Below is a genomic region from Microbacterium galbinum.
CGCCTACTACGCGCTGCTCGCGACGCTGCTCGCCTCGGCGTTCCCGGCCCGCATCCGCTACTCCGGCGTCTCGCTGGCCTACCAACTGTGCGCGACCGTCTTCGGCGGATCGACCCCGCTGGTGGCCCAGTGGATCCTCAACTCGACCGGCGGCAGCGTGTGGGGTGTGGCCGTGTTCTACGCGGTGATGATCCTCATCACGATCGCCGGTGTCTGGGGACTCCAGCGACGCATCGCCCGATCGGTCGAGGCCGAGACCGCGGCCACGGCCACGGCATCCGTGGCCTGACGGCAGCCCCGGCCCGACCGGCATCCGTCCCGCCGTCCGAGCGACCACCCGAGCGACCCCCGAGAACCGAGAGAGACCATGCGCGTCGACACCATCTTCACCAACGCCCGCATCCGCACGCTCGATGCCGACCGCCCCGCGGCGCACAGCATCGGCGTGCTGGGCGGCCGCATCGTCGGCTTCGACGACGACCTCCACGGCGTCGATGCGGACCGGGTGGTCGACCTCGGCGGTCAGCCCGTGCTGCCCGGGTTCCACGACGCGCACCACCACCTCTCGCTCACGGGCTTCCGTCTCGCGTCGCTGAACCTGCGCCCCGGCGCGGTGAACTCGCTCGACGAGCTGTACGAGGCGGTGCGCGTGCACGCCGAGGGGCTGGCGCCGGATGCCTGGGTGCGGGGTTCCGGCTACGACCAGAACTTCCTCGAGGCGCATCCGACGGCCGAGGGGCTCGACCGGGTCGCGGGCGGGCGGCCCGTGATCCTCGAGCACGTCTCGGGGCACATGATGGTCGCGAACACGAAGGCTTTCGAGCTCGCGGGGTACACCGGACGCGAGGGGTTCCCCGAGATCGCGGGCGGCGGCATCCCCCGCGACGCCGCCGGCCGGCCGCAGGGCCTGCTGCAGGAGTCGGCGATGGCCCCGATCTTCGCGCTCGTGCGGCCGATGAGCCTCGACGAGGTGCAGCGCAACCTGGGGCTCGCGAGCGATCAGGCCCTGAGCTACGGACTCACCTCGGTCACCGAGCCGGGGATCGGCGAGATCCGGATGGTGGGCAACAGTCCGCTCGACTACCACGCCTACCAGTCGGCGGTCGAGCAGCGGCAGCTGCGGGTGCGCACCACCCTCATGCCGTACATCACGGTGCTGCACCCCTTCACCGACCTCCCCGACAAGGACGTGCTCGGCCTCGACCTCGGCATCCGCACCGGTCTCGGCGACGACATGCTGCGCGTCGGACCGGTGAAGATCGTCGCCGACGGATCGTTCATCGGACGCTCGGCCGCCATGCACGCCTGCTTCCACGGCGAGGCCGACAACTTCGGCGTGCTGCTGCACGAGCCCGAGGCGCTGCGCGACTACATCGTCGGCGCGCACCGGGCCGGGTGGACGGTCGCGACCCACGCGATCGGCGACCGGGCGATCACGCACGTGCTCGACGCGATCGAGCACGCGCAGCGCATCGCTCCGCGCCCCGACGTGCGGCACCGCATCGAGCACTTCGCGCTCGCGAGCGACGACGACATCGCCCGCGCTGCGCGGCTGGGTGTCATCCCCGTGCCGCAGGGCGTGTTCGTGTCGGACTTCGGCGACGGCATGGCCGCGGCGGTCGCCGCCGACCGGCGGGACGACATCTACCGGGTCAAGTCGCTGGCGGATGCCGGCATCGTGATCAACGGTTCGACCGATTCGCCCATCTCCGACGCCAACCCTCTCGTGTCGATCCGCGACATGGTGCTGCGGCGCACGAGCGGCGGCGAGGTGCTGGGCGAGCGCGAGCGCGTGACGGTCGACGAGGCCGTTCGCGCCTACACGTACGGGTCGGCGTACGCGGTCGGCCAGGAGCACGCGACCGGCACCCTGAAGATCGGGATGCTGGCCGACTTCATCGCCCTCAGCGACGACCTGTACGAGATCGAGCCCGAGCGCATCGCGGAGCAGTACGTGACCACGACCGTCGTCGGCGGCGAGGTCGTCTTCGAGCGCTGAGGGTGCGGCATCCGTCGGGCGCGGCACCCGTCGGGCGCGGCATCCGTCCAGAGTGCATCGATCGGTGCCAAACGCCGGTTCTGAGCGCTCAGAACCGGCGTTTCGCACCGATCAGTGCGAACCGCACGTGCGGATGCCGGGACGGACGTCCGGGAGATCTCAGCCGACGAGCGGCCCGCCGCTCTTCCAGTAGCCGAGGAACGACACCCGCTCCTTCGGGATGCCGAGCTCGGCGGTGAGGTAGCGCCGGATCGAGGTCGTCGTCCCCGACTCGCCGGCGATCCAGGCGTAGAACCCCGCATCGTCACGCGCC
It encodes:
- a CDS encoding amidohydrolase; the protein is MRVDTIFTNARIRTLDADRPAAHSIGVLGGRIVGFDDDLHGVDADRVVDLGGQPVLPGFHDAHHHLSLTGFRLASLNLRPGAVNSLDELYEAVRVHAEGLAPDAWVRGSGYDQNFLEAHPTAEGLDRVAGGRPVILEHVSGHMMVANTKAFELAGYTGREGFPEIAGGGIPRDAAGRPQGLLQESAMAPIFALVRPMSLDEVQRNLGLASDQALSYGLTSVTEPGIGEIRMVGNSPLDYHAYQSAVEQRQLRVRTTLMPYITVLHPFTDLPDKDVLGLDLGIRTGLGDDMLRVGPVKIVADGSFIGRSAAMHACFHGEADNFGVLLHEPEALRDYIVGAHRAGWTVATHAIGDRAITHVLDAIEHAQRIAPRPDVRHRIEHFALASDDDIARAARLGVIPVPQGVFVSDFGDGMAAAVAADRRDDIYRVKSLADAGIVINGSTDSPISDANPLVSIRDMVLRRTSGGEVLGERERVTVDEAVRAYTYGSAYAVGQEHATGTLKIGMLADFIALSDDLYEIEPERIAEQYVTTTVVGGEVVFER